A genome region from Corvus hawaiiensis isolate bCorHaw1 chromosome 4, bCorHaw1.pri.cur, whole genome shotgun sequence includes the following:
- the DENND6B gene encoding protein DENND6B isoform X1, with protein MDALSRAGPRPRRAAAASPLPWGRFAAWIDCVCVVTFDLELGQAMELVYPHDFRLTEKEKTSICYLSFPDSYSGGLGDTQFSFRLRQAGGPRSSPFQDDGRYNREAPLMLQREAAHYFGYVYFRQVKDSSMRRGYFQKSLVLVSRLPYVNLFQCLLQLIAPEYFDKLEPCLEAVCNEIDQWPPPVPGQTLNLPVMGVVIQVRIPSRVDKPGSSPVKQCNQENLLPAPLVLPSVHELDLFRCFQPVLIHIQMLWELMLLGEPMVVMAPSPTMSSEMVLALTSCLAPLRYCCDFRPYFTIHDSEFKEYTTRTQAPPNIVVGVTNPFFIKTLQHWPHILRVGELRMSGDLPKQVKVKKLAKLKTLDTKPGIYTSYKTFLHKDKTLIKRLLKGIQRKRPSEVQSALLRRHLLELTQSFIIPLEHYMASLMPLQRAITPWKNPPQIRPFCQEDFMKSLEHAGPQLTCVLKGDWLGLYRRFFKSPNFDGWFRQRHREMTQKLEALHLEAICEADIVAWMKDKSEVEIVDLVLKLREKLVRARCQHLPVKEETLQRVSLYIDTIIGSLPEDLQAVLHHP; from the exons ATGGACGCGctgagccgggccgggccccggccccgccgcgccgccgccgcctcccccctgccctggggccgCTTCGCCGCCTGGATCGACTGCGTGTGTGTGGTGACCTTCGacctggagctgggccaggccaTGGAG ctggTGTATCCCCACGACTTCCGGCTCACCGAGAAGGAG aaaACGAGCATTTGCTACCTGTCCTTCCCAGACTCCTACTCAG gtggCCTCGGGGACACCCAGTTCAGCTTCCGGCTGCGCCAGGCGGGGGGGCCCCGCAGTTCCCCGTTCCAGGATGACGGGAGGTACAACCGGGAGGCCCCGCTGATGCTGCAG CGAGAGGCCGCTCACTATTTCGGGTACGTGTACTTCCGGCAGGTCAAGGACAGCTCCATGAGGAGGGGCTACTTCCAGAAG TCCCTGGTGCTCGTGTCCCGCCTTCCCTACgtgaacctgttccagtgcctgctgcagctcatTGCTCCGGAATACTTCGACAAGCTGGAGCCCTGCCTGGAGGCAG TGTGCAACGAGATCGACCAGTGGCCCCCGCCGGTGCCAGGCCAGACCCTGAACTTGCCCGTGATGGGAGTTGTCATCCAG GTGAGGATCCCGTCCCGGGTGGACAAGCCAGGCTCCAGCCCCGTGAAGCAGTGCAACCAGGAG AATCTGTTGCCAGCCCCCCTGGTTCTCCCCAGTGTTCATGAACTGGATCTGTTCAG GTGCTTCCAGCCGGTGCTGATCCATATCCAGATGCTGTGGGAGCTGATGCTGCTGGGGGAGCCCATGGTGGTGATGGCACCGTCCCCAACCATGTCCTCAGAGATGGTCCTGGCCCTCACCAG ctgcctggcccCGCTGCGCTACTGCTGCGACTTCCGGCCCTACTTCACCATCCACGACAGCGAGTTCAAGGAATACACCACCCGCACCCAGGCCCC GCCCAATATCGTCGTGGGCGTCACCAACCCCTTCTTCATCAAGACCCTGCAGCACTGGCCGCACATCCTGCGGGTGGGAGAGCTGCGGATGTCGG GTGACCTGCCCAAGCAGGTGAAGGTGAAGAAACTGGCCAAGCTGAAAACCCTGGACACCAAACCAG GAATCTACACTTCCTATAAAACATTCCTTCACAAAGACAAAACCCTGATAAAAAGGCTACTAAAG GGCATCCAGCGGAAGCGCCCGTCGGAGGTGCAGAGCGCTCTGCTGAGGAGGCACCTCCTGGAGCTCACCCAGAGCTTCATCATCCCCCTG GAGCATTACATGGCCAGCCTGATGCCTCTGCAGAGGGCCATCACTCCGTGGAAG AACCCGCCCCAGATCCGCCCGTTCTGCCAGGAGGATTTCATGAAGAGCCTGGAGCACGCGGGCCCCCAGCTCACCTGTGTGCTCAAGGGGGACTGGCTGGGGCTCTACAG GAGATTCTTCAAGTCGCCCAATTTCGACGGTTGGTTCCGGCAGCGGCACCGGGAGATGACCCAGAAGCTCGAGGCCCTGCACCTGGAGGCCATCTGTGAGGCG GACATCGTGGCCTGGATGAAGGACAAGTCTGAGGTGGAGATCGTGGACCTGGTGCTGAAGCTTCGGGAGAAGCTG GTGAGGGCCCGGTGCCAGCACCTGCCCGTCAAGGAGGAGACCCTGCAGAGGGTGAGTCTCTACATCGACACCATCATCGGCTCCCTGCCCGAGGACCTGCAGGCCGTGCTGCACCACCCCTGA
- the DENND6B gene encoding protein DENND6B isoform X2 — protein MAQPSPCRLLSAPLQFLHFPVSRGSVGSFSSGTCPGTCPCAPQLVYPHDFRLTEKEKTSICYLSFPDSYSGGLGDTQFSFRLRQAGGPRSSPFQDDGRYNREAPLMLQREAAHYFGYVYFRQVKDSSMRRGYFQKSLVLVSRLPYVNLFQCLLQLIAPEYFDKLEPCLEAVCNEIDQWPPPVPGQTLNLPVMGVVIQVRIPSRVDKPGSSPVKQCNQENLLPAPLVLPSVHELDLFRCFQPVLIHIQMLWELMLLGEPMVVMAPSPTMSSEMVLALTSCLAPLRYCCDFRPYFTIHDSEFKEYTTRTQAPPNIVVGVTNPFFIKTLQHWPHILRVGELRMSGDLPKQVKVKKLAKLKTLDTKPGIYTSYKTFLHKDKTLIKRLLKGIQRKRPSEVQSALLRRHLLELTQSFIIPLEHYMASLMPLQRAITPWKNPPQIRPFCQEDFMKSLEHAGPQLTCVLKGDWLGLYRRFFKSPNFDGWFRQRHREMTQKLEALHLEAICEADIVAWMKDKSEVEIVDLVLKLREKLVRARCQHLPVKEETLQRVSLYIDTIIGSLPEDLQAVLHHP, from the exons ATGGCCCAGCCGAGCCCGTGCCGGCTCCTTTCGGCTCCGCTGCAATTCCTGCACTTCCCAGTCAGCAGAGGCTCTGTGGGATCCTTCTCCTCAGGAACCTGCCCAGGAacctgcccctgtgcccctcag ctggTGTATCCCCACGACTTCCGGCTCACCGAGAAGGAG aaaACGAGCATTTGCTACCTGTCCTTCCCAGACTCCTACTCAG gtggCCTCGGGGACACCCAGTTCAGCTTCCGGCTGCGCCAGGCGGGGGGGCCCCGCAGTTCCCCGTTCCAGGATGACGGGAGGTACAACCGGGAGGCCCCGCTGATGCTGCAG CGAGAGGCCGCTCACTATTTCGGGTACGTGTACTTCCGGCAGGTCAAGGACAGCTCCATGAGGAGGGGCTACTTCCAGAAG TCCCTGGTGCTCGTGTCCCGCCTTCCCTACgtgaacctgttccagtgcctgctgcagctcatTGCTCCGGAATACTTCGACAAGCTGGAGCCCTGCCTGGAGGCAG TGTGCAACGAGATCGACCAGTGGCCCCCGCCGGTGCCAGGCCAGACCCTGAACTTGCCCGTGATGGGAGTTGTCATCCAG GTGAGGATCCCGTCCCGGGTGGACAAGCCAGGCTCCAGCCCCGTGAAGCAGTGCAACCAGGAG AATCTGTTGCCAGCCCCCCTGGTTCTCCCCAGTGTTCATGAACTGGATCTGTTCAG GTGCTTCCAGCCGGTGCTGATCCATATCCAGATGCTGTGGGAGCTGATGCTGCTGGGGGAGCCCATGGTGGTGATGGCACCGTCCCCAACCATGTCCTCAGAGATGGTCCTGGCCCTCACCAG ctgcctggcccCGCTGCGCTACTGCTGCGACTTCCGGCCCTACTTCACCATCCACGACAGCGAGTTCAAGGAATACACCACCCGCACCCAGGCCCC GCCCAATATCGTCGTGGGCGTCACCAACCCCTTCTTCATCAAGACCCTGCAGCACTGGCCGCACATCCTGCGGGTGGGAGAGCTGCGGATGTCGG GTGACCTGCCCAAGCAGGTGAAGGTGAAGAAACTGGCCAAGCTGAAAACCCTGGACACCAAACCAG GAATCTACACTTCCTATAAAACATTCCTTCACAAAGACAAAACCCTGATAAAAAGGCTACTAAAG GGCATCCAGCGGAAGCGCCCGTCGGAGGTGCAGAGCGCTCTGCTGAGGAGGCACCTCCTGGAGCTCACCCAGAGCTTCATCATCCCCCTG GAGCATTACATGGCCAGCCTGATGCCTCTGCAGAGGGCCATCACTCCGTGGAAG AACCCGCCCCAGATCCGCCCGTTCTGCCAGGAGGATTTCATGAAGAGCCTGGAGCACGCGGGCCCCCAGCTCACCTGTGTGCTCAAGGGGGACTGGCTGGGGCTCTACAG GAGATTCTTCAAGTCGCCCAATTTCGACGGTTGGTTCCGGCAGCGGCACCGGGAGATGACCCAGAAGCTCGAGGCCCTGCACCTGGAGGCCATCTGTGAGGCG GACATCGTGGCCTGGATGAAGGACAAGTCTGAGGTGGAGATCGTGGACCTGGTGCTGAAGCTTCGGGAGAAGCTG GTGAGGGCCCGGTGCCAGCACCTGCCCGTCAAGGAGGAGACCCTGCAGAGGGTGAGTCTCTACATCGACACCATCATCGGCTCCCTGCCCGAGGACCTGCAGGCCGTGCTGCACCACCCCTGA